In the genome of Chryseobacterium oryzae, one region contains:
- the recQ gene encoding DNA helicase RecQ: MSAKKANLSGELKKYFGFSTFKGQQEEIISNLQEGKDIFVLMPTGGGKSLCYQLPALISEGTAIVVSPLIALMKNQVDAVNGLSSENGVAHVLNSSLNKTQTKQVFDDIKSGKTKLLYVAPESLIKEDYVDFLKDVKISFFAIDEAHCISEWGHDFRPEYRNLKSIIDKIADVPVIALTATATPKVQDDIQKTLGMTNAMVFKESFNRPNLFYEVKPKVNIDKEIVKFINKNKGKSGIVYCLSRRKVEEFAQLLQVNGINALPYHAGLDQKVRVANQDKFLMEEADVIVATIAFGMGIDKPDVRFVIHYDFPKSLESYYQETGRAGRDGGEGYCLAFYDPKDIEKLEKFLAQKPVSEREIGLQLLNEVVGYAETSMSRRQYILYYFGEQFDPVHGDGANMCDNSSNPPKLKDATGDLKRVLELIDDTKEKFKSKDLISVIVGKENAVTKSYKLEQSSFFGFGKNEKDNYWKTILRQATVQNFLNKDIETYGVLKISEKGKQVLNGNFKEPFQIAEDREFDLSQTKAESDQVQMQSGGGLDQNLFALLKDLRKKIAKKHEIPPYTVFMDPSLEDMTVQYPVTVEEIAKIYGVGEGKAKKYGKEFADFIAKYVEDNNIERTQDMVLKQVANKSSHKVFIIQNTDKKIDLEDIARAKNLSISELLKEMERIVYQGTKLNIDYYIEDNFDEDIVDDFMEFMRESESDNMKVLLDEFGDELSDEEVRMLRIKFISDVAN; this comes from the coding sequence ATGAGTGCAAAAAAAGCCAATTTATCGGGCGAATTGAAAAAATACTTTGGGTTTTCAACCTTCAAAGGACAGCAGGAAGAAATCATCAGTAATCTTCAGGAAGGTAAAGATATTTTTGTGCTAATGCCTACTGGTGGAGGAAAATCGCTTTGTTACCAACTTCCGGCTCTTATATCGGAAGGTACAGCGATTGTTGTTTCCCCATTAATTGCCCTGATGAAAAATCAGGTGGATGCAGTTAACGGATTGTCTTCAGAAAACGGCGTTGCGCATGTTCTTAACTCTTCTCTCAACAAAACTCAGACCAAGCAGGTTTTTGATGATATTAAATCTGGAAAAACCAAACTTTTATATGTAGCTCCGGAATCTTTAATTAAAGAAGATTATGTGGATTTTTTAAAAGATGTAAAAATATCTTTTTTTGCCATAGACGAAGCACACTGTATTTCAGAATGGGGACACGATTTCCGCCCGGAATACCGAAATTTAAAATCTATTATCGATAAAATAGCAGATGTGCCTGTTATTGCTTTAACCGCAACGGCAACTCCTAAAGTTCAGGATGATATTCAGAAAACTCTAGGGATGACTAATGCAATGGTTTTTAAAGAAAGCTTCAACAGACCCAATTTGTTTTATGAAGTAAAACCGAAAGTAAATATTGATAAGGAAATTGTAAAATTCATCAATAAAAATAAAGGAAAATCGGGGATTGTTTATTGTCTCAGCAGAAGAAAAGTGGAAGAGTTTGCACAGCTTCTGCAGGTAAACGGCATTAATGCACTTCCTTATCATGCGGGTCTGGACCAAAAAGTAAGGGTTGCCAATCAGGACAAGTTCCTTATGGAAGAAGCCGATGTTATTGTTGCAACAATAGCATTCGGAATGGGGATAGATAAGCCGGATGTACGTTTTGTAATTCATTACGATTTTCCAAAATCTTTGGAGAGTTATTATCAGGAAACGGGTCGTGCAGGTCGAGATGGCGGAGAAGGTTACTGTTTGGCTTTCTATGATCCTAAAGATATTGAAAAACTTGAAAAATTTCTTGCTCAAAAACCTGTTTCCGAAAGAGAAATCGGTTTGCAGCTTCTTAACGAAGTAGTTGGTTATGCCGAAACTTCCATGAGCAGAAGGCAATATATTTTATATTATTTTGGTGAACAGTTTGATCCTGTGCATGGTGATGGAGCCAATATGTGCGATAATTCTTCCAATCCTCCAAAATTGAAAGATGCTACCGGAGATTTAAAACGGGTTCTTGAACTTATAGATGATACAAAAGAAAAATTCAAATCCAAAGATTTAATTTCTGTTATTGTCGGGAAAGAAAATGCTGTTACAAAGTCGTATAAATTAGAGCAGAGTTCATTCTTTGGTTTCGGGAAAAATGAGAAAGATAATTATTGGAAAACAATTTTAAGACAGGCAACTGTTCAGAATTTTTTAAATAAAGATATAGAAACCTACGGTGTGCTAAAAATTTCCGAAAAGGGAAAACAGGTTTTGAATGGTAATTTTAAAGAACCTTTTCAAATTGCAGAAGATAGGGAGTTCGATTTATCTCAGACAAAAGCAGAAAGCGATCAGGTTCAGATGCAGTCTGGTGGAGGTTTAGACCAAAATCTTTTTGCACTTCTGAAAGATTTAAGAAAGAAAATTGCCAAAAAGCACGAAATTCCGCCTTACACGGTGTTTATGGATCCGAGTTTGGAGGATATGACCGTTCAGTATCCCGTTACAGTAGAAGAAATCGCGAAAATATACGGCGTAGGTGAGGGTAAAGCTAAAAAATACGGTAAAGAATTTGCCGATTTTATTGCGAAATATGTTGAAGATAACAATATAGAACGTACTCAGGACATGGTTCTGAAGCAGGTTGCGAATAAATCCAGCCATAAAGTTTTCATTATTCAGAATACGGATAAAAAAATTGATCTTGAAGATATTGCAAGAGCCAAAAATCTTTCCATAAGTGAACTTTTGAAAGAAATGGAACGTATTGTGTATCAGGGTACTAAATTGAATATTGATTATTACATTGAAGATAATTTTGATGAAGATATCGTAGACGATTTCATGGAATTTATGCGGGAATCTGAAAGCGACAATATGAAAGTTTTGTTAGATGAGTTTGGAGACGAACTTTCGGATGAAGAAGTAAGAATGCTCAGAATTAAGTTTATTAGCGACGTAGCCAATTAG
- a CDS encoding KpsF/GutQ family sugar-phosphate isomerase, with protein MERDKIISIATSTLSIEISELEKLKQRIGDEFVKAVEIIHSAKGKLIVVGIGKSAHVGNKIVATLNSTGTPAQFLHASEAIHGDLGVIQKQDVVLCISNSGNSPEIVNLVTYLKDYSSALIGMTGNRKSKLAEFSDVILDTHVDVEACPIQLAPTSSTTNQMALGDALAICLMEWNHFKENDFAKFHPGGSLGKNLTARVEQFVSSQKPQVSQESSIKEVIISISASSHGITVVTDHEEIIGVITDGDLRRMLLNGDDISKVLAKDIMSVNPKTIEKDALAKDAMKILKNNNIGQLIVTENSKYFGIIDLHKLLDEGIN; from the coding sequence ATGGAAAGAGACAAGATCATTTCAATTGCAACAAGTACACTTTCGATAGAAATTTCAGAACTGGAAAAACTTAAACAGAGAATAGGTGACGAATTTGTAAAAGCCGTAGAAATTATTCATTCAGCAAAAGGAAAATTAATTGTAGTAGGCATCGGAAAATCTGCCCATGTGGGAAATAAAATTGTTGCTACACTCAATTCCACCGGAACTCCTGCACAGTTTTTACACGCTTCGGAAGCAATACACGGAGATTTAGGCGTTATCCAAAAACAAGATGTCGTTCTATGTATTTCCAATTCCGGAAATTCTCCTGAAATTGTTAACCTTGTAACCTATCTTAAAGATTATTCTTCCGCTTTAATAGGAATGACGGGTAACAGAAAAAGCAAATTGGCAGAATTTTCTGACGTAATATTAGATACGCACGTAGATGTTGAAGCCTGTCCTATACAATTGGCACCAACAAGTTCTACCACAAACCAAATGGCTTTGGGAGATGCATTGGCAATCTGTCTGATGGAATGGAATCATTTTAAAGAAAATGATTTTGCAAAATTTCATCCGGGTGGCAGTTTGGGTAAAAATTTAACCGCCAGAGTGGAACAGTTTGTATCTTCGCAAAAACCTCAGGTAAGCCAGGAATCTTCCATAAAAGAGGTAATTATTTCCATTAGTGCTTCAAGCCACGGAATTACAGTGGTTACCGACCACGAAGAAATTATTGGAGTTATTACCGATGGAGATTTACGAAGAATGCTTCTAAATGGAGATGATATTTCTAAAGTTTTGGCAAAAGACATTATGTCTGTAAACCCTAAAACAATCGAAAAAGATGCTTTGGCAAAAGATGCTATGAAAATCCTAAAAAACAACAATATAGGACAACTCATTGTTACTGAAAACAGCAAGTATTTTGGGATTATCGATTTGCATAAACTGTTGGATGAAGGAATTAATTAA
- the tatC gene encoding twin-arginine translocase subunit TatC — protein sequence MSEEKEMSFFGHIGELRGHLIRAIIAIVIAAFVVGFNINWIMDHIFFGPTRNDFPTFKLVNDFSRWILGSDSITLPEEFPVRVQRLYQQFNVMMAVSIFGGLVIAFPYIVWELWRFISPALHPNERKNSIFIINAVWILFMTGVLCGYFLILPFAVNFGVIFKISDIIIPLYDLSDYTTLFLQVVLGMGVVFLFPIVIYFLTSIGILTPKFMKTYRRHAIVLIMIVAAIITPADVLSMIMAALPLLFLYEFSIIMCSYTYKKTLKREMGLEKMK from the coding sequence GTGAGTGAAGAAAAAGAAATGTCTTTTTTTGGACATATTGGCGAACTGAGAGGGCATCTTATCCGAGCTATCATTGCAATAGTAATTGCTGCATTTGTAGTAGGTTTTAATATTAACTGGATTATGGACCACATCTTTTTTGGTCCTACAAGAAACGATTTTCCTACTTTCAAGCTTGTAAACGATTTTTCAAGATGGATTCTTGGGAGCGACAGCATTACTTTACCCGAAGAATTTCCTGTGCGTGTGCAAAGGTTATATCAGCAGTTTAATGTAATGATGGCGGTTTCTATTTTTGGAGGTTTGGTTATTGCATTTCCTTATATTGTTTGGGAACTTTGGAGATTTATAAGTCCGGCACTGCATCCCAACGAAAGAAAAAACTCAATCTTTATTATTAATGCCGTCTGGATTCTTTTCATGACCGGAGTTTTATGCGGATACTTCCTTATTTTGCCTTTTGCTGTAAATTTTGGGGTGATTTTTAAAATATCGGATATTATCATTCCCCTGTATGATTTAAGCGATTATACTACTCTTTTTTTACAGGTGGTTTTAGGTATGGGAGTTGTTTTTCTGTTTCCTATCGTTATTTATTTTCTTACCAGCATAGGAATTCTTACTCCAAAATTTATGAAAACATACAGAAGACATGCAATTGTACTTATTATGATTGTTGCAGCAATTATTACTCCTGCAGATGTTTTAAGTATGATTATGGCAGCGTTGCCACTATTGTTTTTATATGAATTCAGTATTATTATGTGTTCTTACACCTATAAAAAAACACTTAAACGAGAAATGGGTTTAGAAAAAATGAAATAA
- a CDS encoding M1 family metallopeptidase, giving the protein MKIISLALLFCSTLHFGQLFNHDKTFTKQDTLKGSNTEYRNFWDVKRYDLSIEPEFEKKSISGTNKISFEITKDISNPIFQIDLQQPLVVHAVQCSFPTSKAFKRDGDFIFISSNKDFKKGERFSIEISYSGEPIIAKNAPWDGGWIFTKDEKGNPWMSVADEGIGASVWLPVKDIWSDEPDEGMTMNIITKMGLVGVGNGRLIDKKVAIGNSIGDNRTVWTWEVKNTINPYSIIPSIGKYVNFKDTYDGEKGKLDLDYWVIDYNLEKAKKQFQQVKPMLKSFEYWFGPYPFYEDSYKLVETPYLGMEHQSNIAYGNGYANGYLGTDLSGTGVGLNWDYIIIHESGHEWFANNITATDKADMWIHEAFTMYSEVLFTESFMDKKSADIYAQGLQKNIENDIPLIGKYGVNNEGSSDIYNKGASLIHTIRQVINNDEKFRQILRGLNKDFYHKNITTQQVERYISEKSGIDFSTVFNQYLRTTKVPVLEYVQTGNKLKFRYTNTVKGLKLPIRIDNQTINPTEDWQTVKLSNSNAVEFNRNYYIKYKTAN; this is encoded by the coding sequence ATGAAAATAATTTCGTTGGCACTTTTATTCTGTTCAACTTTACATTTTGGGCAACTTTTTAATCATGATAAAACGTTCACAAAACAGGATACTTTAAAAGGATCTAACACAGAATACAGAAATTTTTGGGATGTAAAAAGGTATGATCTGTCTATTGAGCCTGAATTTGAAAAGAAAAGCATTTCAGGAACTAATAAAATCAGTTTTGAAATTACCAAAGATATTTCCAATCCTATATTTCAGATAGATTTGCAGCAACCCTTAGTTGTTCATGCAGTACAATGCAGTTTTCCGACTTCTAAAGCTTTTAAAAGAGACGGCGATTTTATTTTTATTTCTTCTAACAAAGATTTCAAAAAAGGAGAAAGATTCTCAATAGAAATTTCTTATTCCGGAGAGCCTATTATTGCTAAAAATGCACCTTGGGACGGCGGATGGATTTTCACTAAAGATGAAAAAGGAAATCCTTGGATGAGTGTTGCAGACGAAGGAATTGGTGCTTCTGTCTGGCTTCCTGTAAAAGATATTTGGAGCGATGAGCCAGATGAAGGAATGACCATGAACATCATTACCAAAATGGGATTGGTCGGCGTCGGTAACGGAAGACTGATAGACAAAAAAGTAGCAATTGGAAATTCTATTGGAGATAACAGAACGGTCTGGACTTGGGAAGTAAAAAATACCATTAATCCTTATTCTATTATCCCGAGTATCGGAAAATATGTCAATTTTAAAGATACTTATGACGGCGAAAAAGGAAAGCTGGATTTAGATTATTGGGTAATTGACTATAATTTAGAAAAAGCAAAAAAACAGTTTCAGCAGGTAAAACCTATGTTGAAATCTTTCGAATATTGGTTCGGTCCGTATCCTTTTTATGAAGATTCTTACAAGTTGGTAGAAACGCCGTATTTAGGGATGGAACACCAAAGCAATATTGCTTACGGTAATGGTTACGCAAACGGTTATTTAGGAACAGATCTTTCGGGAACCGGAGTGGGGCTTAATTGGGATTACATTATTATTCATGAAAGCGGACACGAATGGTTTGCCAATAATATTACGGCAACCGACAAAGCAGATATGTGGATTCATGAAGCTTTTACCATGTATTCTGAAGTTTTGTTTACTGAAAGTTTTATGGATAAAAAGTCTGCTGATATTTATGCCCAAGGGCTTCAAAAAAATATAGAAAACGACATTCCGCTTATTGGGAAATATGGTGTAAATAATGAAGGAAGCAGCGATATTTACAATAAAGGAGCAAGTTTAATCCACACCATAAGACAGGTCATTAACAATGATGAAAAGTTTAGACAAATTCTTAGAGGATTAAACAAAGATTTCTACCATAAAAATATTACTACACAACAGGTTGAACGATATATTTCTGAAAAATCGGGTATCGATTTTTCTACGGTATTCAATCAATATTTAAGAACTACAAAAGTTCCGGTCTTAGAATATGTACAAACAGGTAATAAACTGAAATTCCGTTATACGAATACAGTAAAAGGCTTAAAGCTTCCCATTAGAATTGATAATCAAACAATTAACCCGACAGAAGATTGGCAGACTGTAAAGCTTTCCAACTCAAATGCAGTGGAATTCAACAGAAATTATTATATCAAATATAAAACGGCTAATTAA